In Streptomyces violaceusniger Tu 4113, one DNA window encodes the following:
- a CDS encoding SDR family oxidoreductase, with amino-acid sequence MASKTVLITGATSGIGAHTARLLLDRGHRVAVTGRNESKLKTFLDEAGHPDRLLGLVADAADWQATESVVTRTVEHFGALDAAVANAGFMSGDSIGAGDPTLWSPMILTNVLGPALLAHATLPHLEATGGRLVLIGSVAGLKNSPANLYSATKWATTGLAENLRLHATTRGIGVTLVNPGMIDTPFWQGASVPPFALPPQPIAEAICFALDQPAGVDLNTLTIRPMGQPV; translated from the coding sequence ATGGCCAGCAAGACCGTACTGATCACCGGCGCGACCAGCGGTATCGGCGCCCACACCGCGCGGTTGCTCCTCGACCGCGGCCACCGTGTGGCGGTCACCGGCCGCAACGAGAGCAAACTGAAGACTTTCCTCGACGAGGCCGGCCACCCCGACCGGCTGCTGGGCCTGGTCGCGGACGCGGCGGACTGGCAGGCCACCGAGTCGGTCGTGACCCGCACCGTGGAGCATTTCGGTGCCCTTGACGCGGCGGTGGCCAACGCCGGATTCATGTCCGGTGACTCCATCGGGGCCGGCGACCCGACACTGTGGTCGCCCATGATCCTCACCAACGTCCTCGGCCCCGCCCTGCTGGCCCACGCCACCCTGCCCCACCTCGAGGCCACTGGGGGACGGCTGGTGCTCATCGGCAGCGTCGCCGGGCTGAAGAACTCTCCCGCCAATCTCTACTCGGCCACCAAGTGGGCTACCACCGGACTCGCCGAGAACCTGCGCCTGCACGCCACGACCCGCGGCATCGGTGTCACTCTTGTCAACCCCGGCATGATCGACACACCCTTCTGGCAAGGCGCCAGCGTTCCCCCCTTCGCCCTGCCTCCCCAGCCCATCGCCGAGGCCATCTGCTTCGCCCTCGACCAACCGGCAGGCGTCGACCTCAACACCCTGACCATCCGGCCCATGGGCCAGCCCGTCTGA
- a CDS encoding IS701 family transposase, giving the protein MTARRSCPPAPGPLEQYAAGFDDLFDSLAQRRGFRQYLTGLLAPRERNKTLTCLAGAEPAAGAQHPAVQRLQFFLSESPWEHERINARRLERLLDDPRTAPHAGGVLVIDDSGDRKDGTATANVGRQWLGRYGKTDNGVVTVTTLWADERLYYPLHAVPYTPAHHFPKGRSDPGFATKLQIAAALARQAAEAEVDFRAVAADCAHGDQDGFRAELAAAGLPLVMALKRRRGTWAYGPDAHTPADAARELAWHSPDQPGDWTAVTRTFRDGHTATWWAAEASLGWWGPDGTTRLVVATTDPDTLPEQSTWYLATNLPRPGSPRETGSPHPSADLAEIVRIYGIRNWIEQSYKQVKDELGWADFQVRTDPATSRHQTLVNCAFSFCWEAGLPPPPANRPTRPERGHPIAPPGTLAPGPTHRPQLADPHHHAATLVESLVQHAPTSRVTEPDQRSQYRPTTQPLPPTPALTNHR; this is encoded by the coding sequence ATGACCGCTCGTCGTTCGTGTCCGCCGGCTCCGGGACCGCTGGAGCAGTACGCCGCCGGCTTCGATGATCTGTTCGACTCGCTGGCTCAGCGTCGGGGTTTTCGTCAGTACCTCACGGGGTTGCTGGCGCCGCGGGAACGGAACAAAACGCTGACATGCCTGGCCGGGGCCGAGCCGGCAGCGGGAGCCCAGCACCCCGCAGTGCAGCGGCTGCAGTTCTTCCTCTCCGAATCCCCCTGGGAGCACGAGCGGATCAACGCCCGTCGTCTTGAGCGGTTACTGGATGATCCGCGCACCGCTCCGCATGCCGGTGGGGTGCTGGTCATCGACGACTCCGGTGACCGTAAGGACGGGACCGCGACCGCCAACGTGGGCCGGCAGTGGCTGGGCCGATACGGCAAGACCGACAACGGGGTCGTCACGGTCACTACATTGTGGGCGGACGAGCGGCTGTACTACCCGCTGCACGCCGTGCCCTACACCCCCGCCCACCACTTCCCCAAGGGCCGCAGCGATCCGGGCTTCGCCACGAAACTGCAGATCGCTGCCGCACTCGCCCGCCAGGCCGCGGAAGCCGAAGTGGACTTCCGCGCGGTAGCGGCCGACTGTGCCCACGGCGACCAGGACGGCTTCCGCGCCGAACTGGCCGCAGCCGGACTCCCGCTCGTGATGGCCCTCAAACGGCGCCGCGGCACCTGGGCCTACGGCCCCGACGCCCACACCCCGGCCGACGCCGCCCGCGAACTGGCCTGGCACAGCCCCGACCAGCCGGGCGACTGGACGGCGGTGACCCGGACCTTCCGTGACGGGCACACCGCCACCTGGTGGGCCGCCGAGGCGTCCCTGGGCTGGTGGGGACCGGACGGGACCACCCGGCTGGTAGTGGCCACCACCGACCCGGACACCCTGCCGGAGCAGTCCACCTGGTATCTGGCCACCAACCTGCCCCGCCCCGGCTCACCACGCGAGACCGGCAGCCCCCACCCGTCCGCCGACCTCGCCGAAATCGTGCGGATCTACGGCATCCGCAACTGGATCGAGCAGAGCTACAAGCAGGTCAAGGACGAACTGGGCTGGGCCGACTTCCAGGTCCGCACCGACCCTGCCACCAGCCGCCACCAGACCCTGGTCAACTGCGCGTTCTCCTTCTGCTGGGAAGCCGGACTGCCACCGCCTCCCGCCAACCGGCCGACCCGGCCAGAGAGGGGGCACCCGATCGCACCACCCGGCACGCTGGCCCCAGGCCCTACGCACCGTCCGCAGTTGGCTGACCCCCACCATCATGCTGCAACACTGGTGGAAAGCCTGGTCCAGCACGCCCCCACCAGCAGAGTTACAGAACCTGATCAACGCAGTCAGTACCGGCCGACCACTCAGCCACTACCTCCCACTCCCGCCTTAACAAACCACCGCTAG
- a CDS encoding recombinase family protein has product MRKMSSQCGMGAMFFAVLAVGAQLDRNYIREKTLEGQQTAAAKGNHGGRPKVIDDDMLTFAVALKDKGVPVPDIANKLTIKVSKNAGKSPSSPRSTEHSPKPRPPR; this is encoded by the coding sequence TTGCGCAAGATGTCCTCCCAGTGCGGCATGGGCGCCATGTTCTTCGCCGTCCTCGCCGTCGGCGCCCAGCTCGACCGCAACTACATCCGGGAGAAGACCCTGGAGGGCCAGCAGACCGCCGCCGCCAAGGGCAACCACGGCGGGCGCCCCAAGGTCATCGACGACGACATGCTCACCTTCGCCGTCGCACTCAAGGACAAGGGCGTCCCAGTCCCCGACATCGCGAATAAGCTCACCATCAAGGTCAGCAAGAACGCGGGCAAGTCGCCCTCGTCGCCTCGCTCTACCGAGCACTCGCCGAAGCCGAGGCCACCGCGGTAG
- a CDS encoding winged helix-turn-helix transcriptional regulator, whose translation MNETQRLATARTLLAADTFDQNCPTRAALDQITTRWSTLILAALTDGPHRFSALQSRIGGISHKMLSQNLKALVGFGLVDRTVAPTVPPQVTYELTELGTDLTGPLSALIHWMGVHADQLMTNAQAGTGVRAGTATAGAAN comes from the coding sequence GTGAACGAAACTCAACGGCTCGCCACGGCCCGGACCCTTCTCGCCGCGGACACCTTCGACCAGAACTGCCCGACCCGGGCGGCCCTCGACCAGATCACCACGCGCTGGTCGACGCTGATCCTGGCCGCGCTCACCGACGGGCCGCACCGGTTCTCGGCGCTCCAGTCCCGGATCGGCGGCATCAGCCACAAGATGCTGTCGCAGAACCTCAAGGCGCTGGTGGGCTTCGGCCTCGTGGACCGGACCGTGGCGCCCACCGTCCCGCCCCAGGTCACCTACGAGCTGACCGAGCTGGGCACGGATCTGACCGGTCCGCTGTCCGCCCTCATCCACTGGATGGGCGTCCACGCGGACCAGCTGATGACGAACGCACAGGCCGGAACCGGGGTCCGGGCCGGGACCGCGACCGCCGGCGCGGCGAACTGA
- a CDS encoding SMP-30/gluconolactonase/LRE family protein gives MSARTTAHATWRRALLTLTATSTVLAAITLPATAASAHDGGNAGVGDRAITLDGSRAFPESVAADGHYVYATSIGDGTVYRGHPGAKKLEPFLPGGQDGRTQATGVKTTGDRLLVAGAFTGRFFVYTDAGKLVSAYRVPDTGEQTLLNDAAVAANGDVYITDSFRAVVYRIPAAQVHAPATGARRTLQVAYHLPDYVAGQSNGNGIVASPDGTSLIIGYWYSGALYRLTLATGEIRRIDAPALPSADGITRLGNTLYVARSVNNEVTVLRLSGDETRATAVSERTYPGADTTTGVAVSRGRLLVTNSQMDTYLYGDPLTSPVFTLESLPLR, from the coding sequence ATGTCCGCCCGCACCACTGCGCACGCCACCTGGCGGCGCGCGCTCCTCACCCTCACAGCGACGTCAACCGTCCTGGCCGCCATCACGCTTCCCGCCACCGCCGCATCGGCCCATGACGGCGGGAACGCCGGGGTCGGCGACCGCGCGATCACGCTCGACGGCAGCCGCGCCTTCCCCGAAAGCGTCGCGGCCGACGGCCACTACGTCTACGCCACCAGCATCGGCGACGGCACCGTCTACCGCGGACACCCCGGGGCCAAGAAGCTCGAACCCTTCCTGCCGGGCGGTCAGGACGGCCGCACCCAGGCCACCGGGGTCAAGACCACCGGCGACCGCCTGCTGGTCGCCGGCGCCTTCACCGGACGCTTCTTCGTCTACACCGACGCCGGGAAGCTCGTCTCCGCCTACAGGGTGCCCGACACGGGCGAGCAGACCCTCCTCAACGACGCGGCCGTCGCCGCCAACGGTGACGTCTACATCACCGACTCCTTCCGCGCCGTGGTCTACCGGATCCCGGCCGCCCAGGTGCACGCCCCCGCCACCGGCGCCCGGCGGACCCTCCAGGTGGCCTACCACCTGCCGGACTACGTGGCCGGCCAGTCCAACGGCAACGGCATCGTCGCCTCCCCGGACGGCACGTCTCTGATCATCGGCTACTGGTACAGCGGCGCGCTCTACCGGCTCACCCTCGCCACCGGCGAGATCCGCAGGATCGACGCACCGGCCCTGCCCAGCGCCGACGGCATCACACGGCTGGGGAACACGCTGTACGTCGCCCGTTCGGTGAACAACGAGGTCACCGTCCTGCGGCTGTCCGGCGACGAGACCCGGGCCACCGCCGTCTCCGAACGCACCTACCCGGGGGCCGACACCACCACCGGCGTCGCCGTCAGCCGCGGCCGGCTGCTGGTGACCAACTCCCAGATGGACACCTACCTCTACGGCGACCCGCTCACCAGCCCGGTGTTCACCCTCGAAAGCCTGCCCCTGCGCTGA
- a CDS encoding helix-turn-helix transcriptional regulator, translated as MEPPSENHTGDPTDNRSDIRDFLISRRAKLAPERVGLPTSRRRRVPGLRREEVAALAGVSTEWYTRLEKGHISGVSEDVLEAVAQALLLNEDERTYLLDLARAARPARRRSHRRKDVKIPPPVQWMVDSMTMAPAFVRSGRLDIIASNALCRALYSPMFDSDTTGDRGCANFPRYFFLDPGSSDFFVDWEEGARATVAVLRAEAGREPHDRALRELVGELSTLSPDFRTMWASHDVRIRHEGVKRLNHPEVGRLEMTFRSLNLPLPQRAVHDLIIYTAEPGAPSEDRLKLLASWTAPQTSPTEAIHPPH; from the coding sequence ATGGAACCTCCGTCCGAAAACCACACCGGTGATCCCACCGACAACCGTTCGGACATCCGCGACTTCCTCATCAGCCGACGCGCCAAGCTCGCCCCGGAGCGGGTCGGACTGCCCACCAGCCGACGCCGCCGGGTTCCGGGACTACGGCGCGAGGAGGTCGCGGCCCTCGCCGGCGTGAGCACCGAGTGGTATACACGGCTGGAGAAGGGCCACATCAGCGGCGTCTCCGAGGACGTGCTGGAAGCGGTCGCGCAGGCATTGCTCCTCAATGAGGACGAGCGCACCTACCTGCTCGATCTGGCCAGAGCGGCTCGCCCGGCCCGCCGCAGGTCGCACCGCCGCAAGGACGTCAAGATCCCGCCCCCCGTCCAGTGGATGGTGGACTCCATGACCATGGCTCCCGCCTTCGTACGCAGCGGCCGTTTGGACATCATCGCGAGCAACGCGCTGTGCAGGGCCCTGTACTCACCGATGTTCGACAGCGACACCACCGGCGACCGGGGCTGCGCCAATTTCCCCCGTTACTTCTTCCTCGACCCCGGCTCCTCCGACTTCTTCGTCGACTGGGAGGAAGGCGCGAGGGCCACGGTCGCAGTGCTCCGCGCCGAAGCCGGACGTGAACCTCACGACCGGGCCCTGCGCGAGCTCGTCGGTGAACTGTCCACGCTCAGCCCCGACTTCCGCACCATGTGGGCCAGTCACGACGTCCGAATCCGTCACGAAGGCGTCAAGCGGCTGAACCATCCCGAAGTCGGCCGTCTGGAGATGACCTTCCGCTCCCTGAACCTGCCCCTGCCTCAACGGGCCGTCCACGACCTGATCATCTACACGGCCGAGCCCGGCGCCCCCTCGGAGGACCGCCTCAAACTCCTCGCCAGTTGGACAGCACCGCAGACCTCACCCACGGAAGCAATCCACCCGCCCCACTGA
- a CDS encoding SDR family oxidoreductase, with translation MSIIVTGASGQFGRLAVEALLRRGVAAADIVATARTVDRVKDLADRGVVVRHADLADPASLRDAFAGAEKLLLVSTTVPSERRANHRRAIDAALDAGVSLIAYTSQLRADSATTVLGTGHRQTEEDLRDSNAPAAILRNGWYLENFTDQLPVYLEHHAIVGAGGEGRASAAARADYADAAAAVLTTEGHAGAVYELGGDAAFTLSELAAAVSSATGEQVSYQDVSVAQLADIYRGAGVPGEIAEAIADADRGLSQGELYSDSDDLRRLIGRPATSLSDAIAAALKQAS, from the coding sequence ATGTCCATCATCGTCACCGGCGCCTCCGGCCAGTTCGGAAGGCTCGCCGTGGAAGCGCTGCTGCGCCGGGGCGTGGCCGCCGCCGACATCGTCGCCACCGCTCGCACCGTCGACCGGGTCAAGGATCTCGCCGACCGGGGCGTCGTCGTCCGCCATGCCGACCTCGCCGACCCGGCGAGCCTTCGGGACGCGTTCGCCGGGGCGGAGAAGCTGCTGCTGGTGTCCACGACGGTGCCCAGCGAGCGGCGCGCCAATCACCGGCGGGCCATCGACGCCGCGCTCGACGCCGGGGTGTCGCTCATCGCCTACACGAGCCAGTTGCGCGCCGACTCCGCGACGACCGTTCTCGGCACGGGCCATCGGCAGACCGAGGAAGACCTGCGTGACAGCAACGCGCCGGCCGCGATCCTCCGCAACGGCTGGTACCTGGAGAACTTCACCGACCAGCTGCCGGTCTACCTGGAGCACCACGCGATCGTCGGGGCGGGCGGCGAAGGGCGGGCGAGCGCCGCCGCCCGCGCCGACTACGCGGACGCCGCCGCGGCGGTGCTGACCACGGAGGGCCACGCGGGCGCCGTGTACGAGCTGGGCGGGGACGCGGCCTTCACGCTCTCGGAACTGGCCGCGGCGGTGTCGTCGGCCACCGGCGAGCAGGTCTCCTACCAGGATGTGTCCGTCGCCCAGTTGGCCGACATCTACCGCGGGGCGGGCGTGCCCGGCGAGATCGCGGAGGCCATCGCCGACGCGGACCGCGGGCTTTCCCAGGGAGAGCTGTACAGCGACAGCGACGACCTGCGGCGCCTGATCGGCCGCCCCGCCACGAGCCTGTCGGATGCGATCGCGGCCGCGCTGAAGCAAGCGAGCTGA
- a CDS encoding IS3 family transposase, with amino-acid sequence MEKAQWLTYYNARRRHNSLGYLSPIEFEQQHRAEHRITLAA; translated from the coding sequence TTGGAAAAAGCTCAGTGGCTGACGTACTACAACGCCCGCAGGCGCCACAACAGCCTCGGCTACCTCTCACCCATCGAGTTCGAACAGCAGCATCGGGCAGAGCATAGAATCACCCTCGCAGCATGA
- a CDS encoding zinc-binding dehydrogenase, with protein sequence MATSARSPSNSYQLRWPLPHSKRCPRFGGSPLDAVVDTVGGDSLRGVAPLAAKPDALVSVGDLSVPELGGVFVHRRLDRSGLERVAALMVTGRLDPNITATYPLARAGEALALVESHHASGKLVIDMSL encoded by the coding sequence TTGGCTACATCAGCCCGATCGCCTTCGAACAGCTATCAATTACGCTGGCCGCTACCGCATAGCAAACGGTGTCCACGCTTCGGGGGAAGCCCCCTCGACGCCGTGGTGGACACCGTCGGGGGTGACTCCTTGCGCGGCGTCGCCCCGCTGGCGGCGAAGCCGGACGCGCTCGTCTCCGTCGGGGACCTGTCGGTGCCCGAACTCGGCGGCGTGTTCGTCCATCGCCGCCTCGACCGGAGCGGCCTTGAGCGCGTCGCCGCGCTGATGGTCACCGGTCGGCTCGATCCGAACATCACGGCGACCTATCCGCTCGCGCGGGCGGGGGAAGCGCTGGCACTCGTCGAGTCGCACCACGCGTCGGGCAAGCTCGTCATCGACATGAGCCTCTGA